In Kitasatospora fiedleri, a single window of DNA contains:
- a CDS encoding TetR family transcriptional regulator, which produces MTEQLTAERILDTAEEVLRRYGPAKATVVDVARALGVSHGSVYRHFGTKAALREAVAERWLRRTSAPMAAIADDPALPAPERLRHWVRALHATKRQYALQDPELQRTFRELIGESTAVVTAHEDELAGQLGRIVAAGVAAGDLTAADPAVAGRAAFQATARFHHPAHAADWTSPTDDADLDAVVDLLLTGLVPR; this is translated from the coding sequence ATGACCGAACAGCTGACCGCCGAGCGGATTCTCGACACCGCCGAGGAGGTCCTGCGCCGCTACGGCCCGGCGAAGGCGACCGTGGTGGACGTCGCCCGCGCGCTCGGCGTCAGCCACGGCAGCGTCTACCGCCACTTCGGCACCAAGGCGGCCCTGCGCGAGGCGGTCGCCGAACGCTGGCTGCGCCGGACGTCCGCGCCGATGGCCGCGATCGCCGACGACCCGGCGCTCCCGGCCCCCGAACGGCTGCGCCACTGGGTGCGCGCCCTCCACGCGACCAAACGGCAGTACGCCCTCCAGGACCCCGAACTACAGCGCACCTTCCGAGAGTTGATCGGCGAGTCGACCGCCGTCGTCACCGCGCACGAGGACGAGCTGGCCGGGCAGCTCGGCCGGATCGTCGCCGCCGGAGTCGCCGCGGGCGACCTCACCGCGGCCGACCCGGCCGTCGCGGGCCGGGCCGCCTTCCAGGCCACGGCCCGCTTCCACCACCCCGCCCACGCCGCGGACTGGACCTCCCCGACCGACGACGCCGACCTGGACGCCGTCGTCGACCTGCTGCTGACCGGGCTCGTCCCGCGCTGA
- a CDS encoding EF-hand domain-containing protein: MASEFQRHKLTSMFHAFDTDRNGYLDQQDFRALADRWKQLPRVAAEPELAARVERVMLGWWDTLYAAADTNGDGLVDMDEILAVVDRLPEMRPAVAETSDTVFDAIDENGDGRISREEHRRLVDVWNGQPTDTTGVFDLVDLDGDGFLSREEFTELWAQFWISADPADPGNHLCGALAPAADSAAGA; the protein is encoded by the coding sequence ATGGCGAGCGAGTTCCAGCGTCACAAGCTCACGAGCATGTTCCACGCCTTCGACACGGACCGGAACGGCTACCTGGACCAGCAGGACTTCCGGGCCCTCGCGGACCGCTGGAAGCAGCTGCCCCGGGTGGCGGCGGAGCCGGAGCTGGCGGCCCGGGTGGAACGGGTGATGCTCGGCTGGTGGGACACCCTGTACGCGGCGGCGGACACCAACGGCGACGGCCTGGTCGACATGGACGAGATCCTGGCCGTGGTGGACCGGCTGCCGGAGATGCGCCCGGCGGTGGCGGAGACCTCGGACACCGTCTTCGACGCGATCGACGAGAACGGCGACGGCCGGATCTCCCGGGAGGAGCACCGCCGCCTGGTCGACGTGTGGAACGGGCAGCCGACGGACACCACCGGCGTCTTCGACCTGGTCGACCTGGACGGCGACGGCTTCCTCTCCCGGGAGGAGTTCACCGAACTGTGGGCCCAGTTCTGGATCAGCGCGGACCCGGCGGACCCGGGCAACCACCTGTGCGGGGCACTCGCTCCGGCGGCGGACAGCGCCGCCGGAGCCTGA
- a CDS encoding EF-hand domain-containing protein — protein sequence MADIEAARAAFARLDVDGDGRITAREYKTVMAQLGDYHVTETVAQAIINAKDANGDGKLSFEEFWASLQG from the coding sequence GTGGCGGACATCGAAGCGGCACGGGCGGCATTCGCGCGCTTGGACGTCGACGGCGACGGGCGGATCACCGCGCGTGAGTACAAGACGGTCATGGCCCAGCTCGGCGACTACCACGTCACCGAGACGGTCGCCCAGGCGATCATCAACGCCAAGGACGCGAACGGCGACGGCAAGCTGTCCTTCGAGGAGTTCTGGGCCTCCCTCCAGGGCTGA